The following nucleotide sequence is from Streptomyces leeuwenhoekii.
ACGCCGTGGAGCAGCTCCTGCACCTTCCGGTCAAGGAGGGTTTCCTCCGCCACGACGCGGTTTCCGGTACGTATTCCCTCGGCGCGTTCGCGGGGGTGCCGGAAAACCATCTCCAGCAGCTGCTCCAGGTCCTGAACATGATCAAAGTGGTCATGTACCGGCAGATGTTCTACCTTCCCGAGAGCGTCCGCACCGGCACGCTCGTCGGGCTGGAGAAGCTCTACGGCTTCGAGGGCAACCTGTACGAGGCTGTGGCCGAGCACCCGGATCTGCGCACGGCCTGGGCGACGATGATGGACGGCGTCACCGGCCAGAACGACCCGTGGTTCCTGCGCCATGTGGACATCCCGCCCGGCGCGCAGGTCCTCGACCTGGCCGGGAACACCGGGCTCGGCGCGATCTTGACCTACCGGCGCAAGGCATCCCCCGGGCTGCGGGTGACCACGTTCGACCTGCCGGAGAAGGAGACCGAATGCCTGGAGAACTTCCGGGCGCACGGCGTCGAGGAGCACTGCTCGTTCATCGGCGGCGATGTCTTCGAGAGCATTCCGCGCGGCTTCGACGTCGTCCTGATCAAGCATTTCCTGGACATGTTCGACAAGGACGACGTGGTGCGGATCCTCACCGGTGTGCATGAGGCGCTGGACGTCGGCGGGCAGGTCAACATTCTCGTGCCGGTGTATCCGGAGGACATCGGCGATCCCAGCAGCGCCGGGGTGGACTTCTTCCCCGCCTATTTCCTCGCCTGCACCATGGGGCGGGGCGGACCGCAGAAACTGTCCACCTACCGCACCTGGGTGGAGGAGTGCGGCTTCACGGTCACCAGGACGGTGGCCCAGGACCTCACCACCATGCCGGGGACGCTCATCGCCCACGGCATTCTGTGCGCGACGAAGACCGCGTAAGTCCTTCCGCGGCGTCCTTTCCACGGCCGGCTTTCCAGGGCCGGCTTCGCCTTTCCTGTCTGGCCCAGCCCGCCTTCCTGGCTGTCTTGGCTTCCCTGGCTTTCCTCAAACGAAAGGGAGAGGTCCTATGACCATAACCCCTGAGGACGCGGTCGAGCCGATCGACCTGTTCTCGCCCGAAGTGGTCGCCGACCCGTTCGGCTGGTACGCCCGGCTGCGCGAGGCGCCGACGCTGCTGAAGGGCACCATGATGGGCGGCCCGCCGATGTGGCTGGCCACCCGGTACGACGACGTGTACCAGGTCCTCACCGACCGGCGGTTCCTCACCAACCCGCCGGCGGAGGCGGCCGGCGACCCGGACATCCGGGAGGGGGTGTTCAAGCGCCTGGACTTCCCGCCGGACCTGATCGAGTACATGGCCAACATCCTCAACGCCTCCGACGGCGTCGACCACGCCCGGCTGCGCAGGCTGGTCTCTTCCTCGCTCACCGCGCGGCGCGTGTCCAACCTGCGGCCCCGGGTGGAGGAAATCACCGAGTCGCTCCTCGACCAGCTGGCGGAGGCGGGCCGCGACGGCACGCCGGTCGACCTGGTGGAGGCGTTCTGCTACCCGCTGCCGGTCACCGTGATCTGCGAACTGGTCGGCATCGACGAGCCGGAGCGCCCGCACTGGCGGGCCTGGGGCGACGCGATGGCCACGATGGACGCCGAGCACCTCCCGGACACCCTGCGCACCTGTATCCGGCTCGCGCAGGAGGTACTGGACGCGCGGCGCGCCGAGCCGCGCGACGACCTGGTCACCGCGCTGGTGCAGGCGCAGGAGGAGCAGGGCAACCGAGTCTCCGACCGGGAGATGATCGGCCTGCTGTTCAGCCTGGTCACCGCCGGGCACCAGACGACGACGTACCTGATCGGCAACTCGGTGCTGACGCTGCTGGAGAACCCGGACCAGCTGGCCCGGCTGAAGGCGGACCCCTCGCTGTGGCCGCAGGCGGTGCGCGAGCTGCAACGCCTCGGGCCGATCCAGTTCGGGCAGCCGCGGTTCCCGTCGGAGGACGTCGAGCTGCGCGGAGTGACGATCCGGGCGGGCGAGCCGGTCGCGCCGCTGATCCTGGCCGCCAACACCGACCCGCGCAAGTTCCCCGACCCGGACCGGCTGGACATCGAGCGGATGGCCGGGGGCAGCGAGAGCCACCTCGGCTTCGGCAAGGGCATCCACCGCTGCCTGGGCCAGCAT
It contains:
- a CDS encoding cytochrome P450 family protein, which produces MTITPEDAVEPIDLFSPEVVADPFGWYARLREAPTLLKGTMMGGPPMWLATRYDDVYQVLTDRRFLTNPPAEAAGDPDIREGVFKRLDFPPDLIEYMANILNASDGVDHARLRRLVSSSLTARRVSNLRPRVEEITESLLDQLAEAGRDGTPVDLVEAFCYPLPVTVICELVGIDEPERPHWRAWGDAMATMDAEHLPDTLRTCIRLAQEVLDARRAEPRDDLVTALVQAQEEQGNRVSDREMIGLLFSLVTAGHQTTTYLIGNSVLTLLENPDQLARLKADPSLWPQAVRELQRLGPIQFGQPRFPSEDVELRGVTIRAGEPVAPLILAANTDPRKFPDPDRLDIERMAGGSESHLGFGKGIHRCLGQHLAYQEAEVALHGLFTRFPDLSLAVPREELPWILRPGFTRTATLPLRLA
- a CDS encoding acetylserotonin O-methyltransferase — translated: MTVHATFMRLREYMAGPTRFMILLTCFELGVIDVLRENSRMTAAEIGKTVGAKPDAVEQLLHLPVKEGFLRHDAVSGTYSLGAFAGVPENHLQQLLQVLNMIKVVMYRQMFYLPESVRTGTLVGLEKLYGFEGNLYEAVAEHPDLRTAWATMMDGVTGQNDPWFLRHVDIPPGAQVLDLAGNTGLGAILTYRRKASPGLRVTTFDLPEKETECLENFRAHGVEEHCSFIGGDVFESIPRGFDVVLIKHFLDMFDKDDVVRILTGVHEALDVGGQVNILVPVYPEDIGDPSSAGVDFFPAYFLACTMGRGGPQKLSTYRTWVEECGFTVTRTVAQDLTTMPGTLIAHGILCATKTA